A window of Candidatus Thorarchaeota archaeon contains these coding sequences:
- a CDS encoding O-methyltransferase, whose product MDYEKRLDYISQIYSDIPRPRHQEYIERTLTDDFVPVIEDEVADFFRIVLTLSKAQSVLEIGMSIGFSTSGIADTIKAHGGRVTSIEIDPDIVKFARENFERLGLSDHIEVRIGDAGEVITEFEDETFDAVFQDADKSFYPPLLEECVRVLKPGGLFLADDALIPLRRSREDWDETLKAIHAFNEKVANSTDLESTIVPIGDGITFAVKKTS is encoded by the coding sequence ATGGATTACGAGAAGAGACTCGATTATATTTCACAGATATACTCAGATATTCCGCGACCTAGGCATCAAGAGTACATTGAACGGACACTAACAGACGATTTCGTGCCGGTCATAGAAGACGAGGTGGCAGACTTCTTTAGAATTGTATTGACACTATCAAAAGCCCAAAGTGTCCTTGAGATTGGCATGAGTATTGGCTTTTCAACCTCCGGTATTGCTGATACCATCAAGGCCCACGGAGGTCGTGTTACCAGCATAGAAATTGATCCGGACATAGTGAAATTTGCCCGTGAGAATTTTGAGCGATTGGGTCTTTCAGACCACATTGAAGTTAGAATTGGGGATGCCGGTGAAGTGATTACTGAGTTTGAAGACGAGACTTTCGATGCAGTCTTTCAAGACGCTGATAAGAGCTTTTATCCTCCACTATTAGAGGAATGTGTGCGGGTGTTGAAACCGGGCGGGCTATTCCTTGCTGATGACGCACTTATCCCGTTGCGTCGGTCAAGAGAAGATTGGGACGAAACGTTGAAAGCAATACATGCATTCAATGAGAAAGTTGCAAATTCGACAGATTTGGAAAGCACAATCGTCCCAATCGGTGACGGCATTACTTTCGCAGTGAAAAAGACCTCCTGA
- a CDS encoding aminopeptidase has product MDSRIVEHAKILVEWSTEVQEGDMVIIRAHPDAHDLVVALNREIAKAGAVPMVLMSSEEASRAFFDGASDETLKIFPEHQKAAVEAADVFIGVSSPVNTKAMANVDPKRQIISRKTRKELSDIIMDKRWCGTVHPCRTLAQQANMSLNEYQDFVYSATLIDWEKASENMYLMKEHLESHEDIRFVGPETDLHASTEGRIWVASDGKHNMPSGEVFTAPVEDTVEGKIYFDIPFMQQGKVIEGVRLTFENGEVVDYSAEKNEEVLESIINTDEGSRYLGEMAIGTNRGIKEYTLNMLFDEKIGDTIHCALGRAYKDCNGTNDSAVHVDMIKNMKKGKVLAGDEVIYEEGKYFYEE; this is encoded by the coding sequence ATGGACTCAAGGATAGTAGAACATGCAAAGATTCTGGTCGAATGGTCCACAGAAGTTCAAGAAGGCGATATGGTCATCATTCGTGCTCACCCGGATGCGCATGACCTTGTCGTCGCGTTGAACCGTGAAATAGCAAAAGCTGGTGCAGTTCCAATGGTTCTGATGTCCAGTGAAGAAGCTTCTAGAGCCTTTTTTGATGGCGCATCTGATGAAACGCTGAAGATATTCCCGGAACATCAGAAGGCAGCAGTTGAAGCAGCTGACGTCTTTATCGGTGTGAGTTCGCCAGTAAATACGAAAGCTATGGCCAATGTGGACCCAAAGCGGCAGATCATTTCACGCAAAACGCGGAAAGAATTGAGTGATATCATCATGGACAAGCGATGGTGCGGTACAGTCCATCCTTGTAGAACATTGGCTCAACAGGCAAATATGTCCCTGAATGAATACCAGGATTTTGTATATTCTGCAACGCTCATCGACTGGGAGAAGGCAAGCGAAAACATGTATCTCATGAAAGAGCATCTAGAAAGCCATGAAGATATCCGTTTTGTTGGGCCTGAGACCGATCTTCATGCTTCCACCGAAGGGCGCATCTGGGTTGCTTCAGATGGCAAGCACAACATGCCCAGTGGAGAAGTCTTTACAGCACCAGTTGAAGATACTGTCGAGGGCAAGATATACTTCGACATTCCGTTCATGCAACAGGGCAAGGTCATCGAGGGCGTACGGCTTACATTTGAGAATGGTGAGGTCGTAGACTACTCCGCCGAGAAGAACGAGGAAGTGCTTGAATCAATCATCAATACTGACGAGGGCTCTCGTTATCTTGGAGAGATGGCAATTGGAACAAACCGCGGTATCAAGGAATATACCTTGAACATGCTCTTTGACGAGAAGATTGGCGATACCATACACTGTGCCTTAGGTCGAGCCTACAAGGACTGCAATGGAACGAATGACAGTGCAGTTCATGTTGACATGATTAAGAACATGAAAAAAGGAAAAGTTCTGGCGGGAGATGAAGTCATCTACGAAGAAGGTAAATACTTCTACGAAGAGTGA
- a CDS encoding phosphoribosyltransferase, which yields MNRIENRREAGRLLADELSEHKGEKDLMVLGLPRGGVPVAFEIAQRLEAPLDVLIVRKLGLPYNPEVAFGAIASGGIETINQDMMQRAGLTKEAMERVLDKEQKELAKRQEKYGSALLETDLEGKTIILVDDGIATGATMRAAIKGLKQAGVKRLVVAVGTASPDTLREIESTVDEAISLITPAPFFGVGAWYVDFSQTTDKEVRDLLEQAKLEK from the coding sequence TTGAATCGAATCGAGAATCGCCGTGAGGCTGGCAGGCTGCTAGCTGACGAACTCTCAGAACACAAAGGCGAGAAGGATTTGATGGTGCTGGGTCTTCCTCGCGGTGGGGTTCCTGTGGCTTTCGAAATAGCCCAGAGGCTGGAAGCACCACTTGATGTATTGATTGTTCGAAAGCTTGGTCTGCCGTATAACCCTGAGGTTGCATTCGGGGCTATCGCATCAGGAGGAATAGAAACAATCAATCAAGATATGATGCAGCGCGCCGGCCTTACCAAAGAAGCCATGGAACGAGTACTTGACAAGGAGCAGAAAGAGCTTGCGAAGCGACAAGAGAAATATGGAAGTGCTCTACTAGAGACCGATCTGGAGGGAAAGACCATCATTCTTGTTGATGATGGGATAGCCACAGGGGCTACTATGCGAGCTGCTATCAAGGGATTGAAGCAAGCTGGTGTGAAACGCTTGGTCGTTGCAGTAGGAACCGCCTCTCCTGACACCCTTAGAGAAATCGAGTCAACGGTAGACGAGGCGATCAGTCTCATTACCCCTGCACCTTTCTTCGGTGTTGGGGCTTGGTATGTGGATTTCTCACAAACAACGGACAAAGAAGTGAGGGACCTACTTGAACAGGCAAAACTGGAGAAATGA
- a CDS encoding translation elongation factor-like protein, with the protein MMERKIGEVTHYFTNIDVAAIELEDELNVGDTIRIKGHTTDFEQKIDSMEVDRDPVETGKPGQEIAIKVKNRVREHDEVFLVE; encoded by the coding sequence ATTATGGAGAGAAAGATTGGCGAAGTGACACATTACTTCACAAACATAGATGTAGCAGCTATTGAGCTTGAAGATGAACTGAACGTGGGCGATACCATTAGAATCAAGGGCCATACTACTGACTTCGAACAGAAAATTGACTCGATGGAAGTTGATCGAGACCCGGTTGAAACCGGCAAACCTGGCCAAGAAATTGCTATAAAGGTAAAGAACCGCGTTCGAGAACATGACGAGGTATTTCTAGTCGAATAG
- a CDS encoding NAD-dependent epimerase/dehydratase family protein → MADCFVTGGTGFIGHHIVKQLDEKQHDVTILIRENSSLELLEGFDYQTVVGDVTDLDSLLEGVPDDTQWLFHNAAVMADWGGKEYYFPVNVGGTENILEVIRRKGIPRLIHTSSTGVYGFPEISEAITEDYEKDPANAYQESKLASEELIREYIADYGIGASMIRPPVVLGEGDMFTGPQFIERIENGNMVVFGDGSNEQSFVHADDVARALVMAAENFKSAKNEAFNVTSFSCEFRELMTAIAEELGVEPSFREIPYGLAKAVGGFLGSLYRTFGRDNAPLLTSFRAKMFGSEYIIDDTKIREKLGFDPKWDMESTVQDMVKWRGFVKPR, encoded by the coding sequence CGGACATCATATCGTGAAGCAGTTGGACGAAAAACAACATGACGTCACCATTCTGATTCGCGAGAACTCGAGTCTGGAACTTCTAGAGGGTTTTGATTATCAAACGGTTGTAGGTGATGTGACCGACCTAGATAGCCTTCTGGAAGGTGTTCCTGATGACACACAGTGGCTCTTTCATAACGCCGCAGTCATGGCTGATTGGGGTGGAAAGGAGTATTACTTCCCGGTCAATGTGGGCGGCACCGAGAATATACTGGAAGTGATTCGACGCAAAGGCATTCCTCGATTGATACACACATCATCAACAGGGGTTTACGGTTTTCCTGAAATCTCTGAAGCTATTACAGAGGACTATGAGAAGGATCCCGCCAACGCGTATCAGGAGTCCAAGCTCGCTTCAGAAGAGCTCATTCGTGAATACATCGCAGACTACGGCATTGGAGCCTCAATGATTCGACCGCCTGTTGTTCTAGGCGAAGGCGACATGTTCACTGGCCCCCAGTTCATTGAGCGGATTGAAAACGGGAATATGGTCGTATTTGGAGACGGGAGCAACGAACAAAGCTTCGTTCATGCGGATGATGTTGCCCGTGCTCTGGTGATGGCAGCAGAGAATTTCAAATCGGCGAAAAATGAGGCCTTTAATGTAACAAGTTTTAGTTGCGAGTTCAGAGAACTCATGACAGCAATCGCTGAAGAACTTGGTGTGGAACCATCATTCAGAGAAATTCCATATGGGCTTGCTAAGGCTGTTGGCGGCTTTCTTGGCTCCTTGTATCGGACGTTTGGTCGAGATAATGCGCCTCTCTTGACCTCTTTCAGAGCGAAAATGTTTGGATCTGAGTATATTATTGATGATACTAAGATTCGAGAAAAACTTGGTTTCGATCCGAAATGGGATATGGAATCAACAGTTCAAGATATGGTTAAGTGGCGGGGATTCGTGAAACCTCGGTAA